Within Candidatus Dependentiae bacterium, the genomic segment TTAAGAATCCAAGAATACAAAACGATTTGTTGCAAAAAATGACCCTTGAGAAAGATAAAAAAGATACAGAAAATAGAGCTGCTCAAAGAGAAGCTGCATTGCCAGGAACCATTCAAGGCTATCTTTCTGACTCAAGCTTTGAATCAATCAATAGCCTGCCAGGGCAAAAACCTTCTGAAAAATTCACTCCGCAAAACATTGCTGACCAAAAAGCAACCGTTCTTGAAAGTCAATTAACAGAGCTAGATAAAAAACCAAATAAAACACCTGAGATAAAAACAGAAATACAAACAATCAAAACAGAGCTACAAACTCATAATCAAGGCCTCCTAAATGACGTAAATAACAAATTAGAAACTGCTAATGCAAAATTAGATTCTATAATAAGAAAATCTCAGGAAGCTATTAAAAACGATAATCAACACGCTAGACAAGTCCTTACCAATGAAATAGCTAGAAATAAAAACGAGCTTAAAAGCCTAGCTGAATCAATTGACGAAAAACAAAAAGATTTCAAAACAACAACAAATGATCTACGTCAGTTAAATAATAATCTTGATGAAAACAAAGAAACAGCACAAGAGGTCTTAAGCAAAATTAATGACTTAACAAACAATCCTGGCAGTGATCCAAAACTAATAGAAACCAATCAAGGAATTTTACGCAATCTTATCGAAGAACAAACAAGCCTTAAATCAAAAATACAAAACCATGAAAAAGCTTTAATTTTAAACCAAGAAGATGTTTTATCATTAACCTCTGACCAAAAAGAATTGTCTAGCCAAATAGAAAATAAACAAGCTAAGCTAGATGAGTTGCCAACAGATGAATACTTCACAGCTCTTGAAACAGAAAAGGTAAAACTCTTAAAAGAAATTCAACAACTCACGAAAGAAAGATCTGTTTTGTCAGACAAATTAAATCAAGATGCGCCAAGTAAGCCGATTGCTCCAAAAGTAGTTACACAAGAAGAAAAACCAAATAAAAACTTCACACAAAGCGGCAAACTGTCTACAAAGTCAACCCTTAAAAGAATGGCTAAGCAATAAGCGATTTGTACAAAGTTTATTTTTTAAGCATTTTGTTTAAAAAGCTGTGCAAATTCAGACGTTATAACTTTAAGCTTTTCAATGGTAGCGTCTGATACATCTTGGCTTCGATTAATTTCTTCGTAGACATCTGGATACACAGATGCAACATAGCTTGTGCTTTTTGCAACGAAAGAAGAAACATCTTTTAATGGGATGCTATCTAAAATATTCGACCGTAGCATAAATAAAATAATTGCTTCATCAACAAGTGAATAATGCAAAAATTGCTGTTGTTTTAAAATTTCAACAGCTACCGCTCCACGATTTAACTGTTTTTGAGATATTTCATCCAGCTCTGTTCCGAATTGAGCAAAACTTAACAGCTCGTTATACTGCGCTAGATCTAAACGAAGACCTTTTGACATTTTTTTAACAGCTAAAGTTTGAGCTGCCCCACCAACGCGTGAAACAGAAAGTTCAACGCTGACAGCAGGCCTAATACCCTGTTTAAACAGTTGAGCATCTAAAAATAACTGACCATCGGTAATTGATATTAAATTTGTTGGGATATAAGCAGTTATATCATCTTCTTGAATTTGAATAATTGGAAGCGATGTAATTGAACCACCAGATTTTAAACAAGCAGATCTTTCTAAAAGTCTTGAATGCAGGTAAAACACGTCACCTGGATAGGCTTCCCGACCAGGAGCACGACGCATCAAAAGAGACATTTCACGATACGCAACAGCATGATTAGTTAAATCATCATACACAATTAAAACATCTTTGCCCTTGTGCATAAAATATTCACCAAGTGCGGTGCCAGAATAAGGAACAAGATACTGATTTAAAGCAGCTTCGCTTGAATCAGCACTTATAACAATGGTGTAATCAAGCGCTTCATGCTCATCTAATTTGCTAACAAGTCTTGCTAAGTTACCTTGGCGCTGACCAACTGACACATAAATACAAATGACATCTTTGCCCTTTTGATTCAAAATGACATCGATTGCAAGAGCTGTTTTTCCTGTGCTGCGATTTCCAACAATTAATTCTCGTTGACCTTTTCCAATAGGTATTAAAGCATCAATTGCTAAAATTCCTGTTTGCAAAGATTGTGTGATTGGCGTTCTTTCAACAATGCTTGGGCAATCTTGTTCAACATAACGAAACTCTGTTGTAAGAATCTCGCCAAGTCCATCAATTGGTTTTCCAAGCGCATTGATCACACGACCAAGCATAGACTCACCAACTGGAATTTTTAAAGCTTCACCAGTACGCGTTACGACTTCACCCTCACAAACAGCGATCGTTTGAGATAAAACAAAAATTGAAACAAAGTCATCACTCATATTTAAAATGATTCCATTGTTTCCACCCTCAAAAGAAACAAG encodes:
- the atpA gene encoding F0F1 ATP synthase subunit alpha → MNTRDLELVSLLQKELQDKPHKKLDEVGVVVQVGDGICKVYGLMDAIYGELVSFEGGNNGIILNMSDDFVSIFVLSQTIAVCEGEVVTRTGEALKIPVGESMLGRVINALGKPIDGLGEILTTEFRYVEQDCPSIVERTPITQSLQTGILAIDALIPIGKGQRELIVGNRSTGKTALAIDVILNQKGKDVICIYVSVGQRQGNLARLVSKLDEHEALDYTIVISADSSEAALNQYLVPYSGTALGEYFMHKGKDVLIVYDDLTNHAVAYREMSLLMRRAPGREAYPGDVFYLHSRLLERSACLKSGGSITSLPIIQIQEDDITAYIPTNLISITDGQLFLDAQLFKQGIRPAVSVELSVSRVGGAAQTLAVKKMSKGLRLDLAQYNELLSFAQFGTELDEISQKQLNRGAVAVEILKQQQFLHYSLVDEAIILFMLRSNILDSIPLKDVSSFVAKSTSYVASVYPDVYEEINRSQDVSDATIEKLKVITSEFAQLFKQNA